One region of Pagrus major chromosome 7, Pma_NU_1.0 genomic DNA includes:
- the snphb gene encoding syntaphilin, giving the protein MLEDVAGSRTFSTASPDSVTSVACAQCEPASICEEHRAPVANLPILVFSGKCQTSCTVLGCKHNPHLWTSGPHTTLMEFNPLKALQPKRRLQQILASSPVPVPKPASVSGTGTGTGTGTVVPGATAPVAIPVPAPPAFDYCRFIELDYVPMETGYMVSMRPTKGYTSTKSPTKGYASNKRTPAAPSNRDPYGNASISSGSNSGSCKGSDCSPTKGRHQKYTSCTDNHGIRPPPPEQYLTPLQQKEVCIRHLRARLKETINTLQDRDTEIDELRGQLYRMQEDWVEEECHRVEAQLALKEARQEIQQLKQAVDTVRARLSDAGGLSGDIGVQKYFQDINTQNHKLENLLLNMELAQAGLAKEGEAMQGCRSRVGGSAPASVSGESPGGIPKPAVGGRGSCSCDGSPARSLTRSSTYTKLSDQALADRNGNGPDFPCLSGDGTQDSGFVCGEDSSIPSRADLLLEAAFLSEETASLLNSYTQMPHSSTYEKLCTGERLSPFRCGLGGAGCMSHPCLSHHHLYLHPLRETGIQTESCPIPATAGYPSDLDTIAEQRTFRSQACSPTSTWMSDEGEEELDSITTTTSVTTATVMSTATEPIPVSKTPLVPPLPRSATVACSMESPLCGGKEGVEEVEKEENDNKENEAVATEKPEETTVIKLSEEGQEMQMGSVGGIEVEVQGAAEEATPGKLCDSAETSAGMPGELTFGGCCGEGRQGGMTVENLRVENRQQEVGLSAGSTQVEETEQSPSCPGLSPAVEQPHTSQPRRSTSSEEIAGVTVVEVHDEDDEDDTKEQGATGGATAEEEDPSGSGRIQKSYWSRHFLVDLLAVAIPVVPTVAWLCRGPVRGGQPMYHIGSLLRGCCTVALHSLRRGGGLRHYPAGGGDLGGSMI; this is encoded by the exons ATTCAACCCTCTGAAGGCGCTGCAGCCCAAACGCCGATTGCAGCAAATCTTGGCATCCTCGCCCGTCCCGGTACCCAAGCCGGCGTCGGTGTcagggacagggacagggacagggacGGGGACGGTTGTACCAGGGGCCACAGCGCCGGTGGCCATTCCTGTGCCCGCGCCCCCTGC GTTTGACTACTGCAGGTTCATAGAGCTAGACTACGTTCCCATGGAGACAGGCTATATGGTCTCAATGCGTCCGACTAAAGGCTATACATCGACCAAGTCGCCAACTAAAGGATATGCTTCCAACAA GCGAACACCGGCCGCACCCAGTAATAGAGATCCCTATGGCAACGCCTCCATCAGCAGTGGCAGCAACTCAGGCTCTTGTAAAGGCAGCGACTGCAGCCCCACCAAAGG ACGTCATCAGAAGTACACGTCATGTACGGACAACCATGGCATCCGGCCCCCTCCACCAGAGCAGTACCTCACACCCCTGcaacagaaagaggtgtgtATCCGACACCTGCGGGCCAGGTTAAAGGAAACGATCAACACTCTGCAAGACAG GGACACAGAGATAGACGAGCTGAGAGGCCAGCTTTACAGGATGCAGGAGGACTGGGTTGAGGAGGAATGTCACCGTGTGGAGGCTCAGCTGGCACTAAAGGAGGCGCGTCAGGAGATCCAGCAGCTCAAACAGGCTGTGGACACTGTTCGTGCCAGGTTGAGTGATGCTGGAGGACTCAGTGGGGATATAGGGGTCCAGAAGTACTTCCAGGACATCAACACTCAGAATCACAAGCTTGAGAACCTTTTGCTCAACATGGAGCTAGCCCAGGCCGGATTAGCCAAAGAGGGGGAAGCCATGCAAGGCTGTCGGTCCCGTGTTGGGGGTTCGGCACCAGCATCTGTATCAGGGGAAAGTCCAGGTGGAATACCAAAACCTGCAGTAGGAGGTAGGGGTTCCTGCTCTTGTGACGGTTCCCCAGCCCGTTCTCTGACTCGGAGCTCGACCTACACTAAGCTAAGCGATCAGGCACTGGCTGACCGGAACGGCAATGGCCCAGACTTTCCTTGCCTGTCAGGTGACGGCACACAGGACAGTGGCTTTGTGTGCGGTGAGGATAGTAGCATCCCCAGCCGGGCTGACCTGCTGCTGGAAGCCGCCTTCCTCTCTGAGGAAACAGCATCTTTACTCAACTCCTACACGCAG ATGCCGCACTCCTCCACCTATGAGAAGCTGTGTACAGGTGAGCGACTGTCACCCTTTCGTTGCGGCCTAGGTGGAGCGGGCTGTATGAGCCATCCATGCCTGTCCCACCATCACCTCTACCTGCACCCCTTGCGGGAGACAGGCATTCAGACCGAAAGTTGCCCCATCCCTGCAACAGCAGGTTACCCATCTGATCTGGATACCATTGCAGAGCAACGCACTTTCCGCTCCCAGGCCTGCAGCCCCACCTCCACCTGGATGTCTGATGAGGGGGAGGAAGAGCTAGACTCCATCACCACCACAACTTCAGTAACCACAGCAACGGTAATGAGTACGGCCACAGAGCCGATTCCGGTCTCCAAAACACCGCTGGTCCCTCCCTTGCCCCGCTCCGCTACTGTGGCATGTTCTATGGAAAGTCCTCTGTGTGGGGGCAAAGAGGGAGTGGAGGAAGTAGAAAAGGAGGagaatgacaacaaagagaatGAAGCTGTGGCAACAGAGAAGCCTGAGGAAACAACAGTGATAAAATTGTCAGAAGAAGGGCAGGAGATGCAGATGGGCTCAGTGGGAGGAATCGAAGTGGAAGTTCAGGGTGCAGCGGAGGAGGCAACTCCAGGAAAACTGTGTGATTCAGCGGAGACATCAGCAGGGATGCCAGGTGAGCTTACATTTGGAGGATGCTGTGGAGAAGGCAGACAGGGTGGGATGACAGTGGAGAACCTCAGGGTTGAAAACAGACAACAAGAAGTTGGTCTATCAGCAGGATCAACCCAGGTAGAGGAGACAGAGCAGAGTCCAAGTTGCCCAGGATTATCACCTGCCGTAGAACAGCCTCACACCTCCCAGCCAAGGAGATCTACCTCCAGTGAGGAAATAGCTGGTGTTACTGTAGTGGAGGTccatgatgaggatgatgaagatgacacTAAAGAACAAGGTGCCACAGGGGGTGCCACGGCAGAGGAGGAAGATCCATCTGGCTCTGGTAGAATTCAGAAAAGCTACTGGAGCCGCCACTTCCTGGTCGATCTGCTAGCAGTGGCCATCCCTGTGGTGCCAACAGTGGCTTGGCTTTGCCGCGGTCCAGTTCGTGGTGGACAGCCCATGTATCATATAGGTTCACTGCTGCGTGGCTGTTGCACTGTGGCGCTGCACTCGCTGCGCAGGGGAGGTGGGTTGAGGCATTACCCCGCAGGCGGGGGAGACCTGGGTGGATCGATGATATGA